A stretch of the Flavobacterium aquiphilum genome encodes the following:
- a CDS encoding DUF4256 domain-containing protein, whose protein sequence is MAAKSIKELSPEESEQLITVLKKRFEKNRNRHIGIDWDNVQTKLESNTEKLWSLNEMEKTGGEPDVVGHDEKTNEYIFYDCSAESPKGRRSLCYDREALDSRKEFKPENSAIDLANEMGIEILTEAEYRELQQLGDFDTKTSSWVKTPSDIRKLGGAIFADFRYANVFIYHNGASSYYAVRGFRGSLRV, encoded by the coding sequence ATGGCAGCAAAATCTATAAAAGAGTTATCACCGGAAGAAAGTGAACAACTAATCACTGTTTTGAAAAAACGTTTTGAGAAAAACAGAAATCGTCACATTGGCATTGATTGGGATAATGTACAAACTAAATTGGAAAGCAATACTGAAAAGCTTTGGTCGCTCAACGAAATGGAAAAAACAGGTGGTGAACCAGACGTTGTAGGTCATGATGAAAAAACAAACGAATATATTTTCTATGATTGCTCTGCTGAAAGTCCAAAAGGGAGAAGAAGTCTTTGTTATGACCGCGAAGCTTTGGATTCGAGAAAAGAATTCAAACCGGAAAATAGCGCTATAGATTTGGCGAACGAGATGGGTATCGAAATTTTAACCGAAGCTGAATATCGGGAGTTACAGCAACTTGGTGATTTTGATACCAAAACTTCTAGCTGGGTAAAAACGCCTTCGGATATCAGGAAACTTGGTGGTGCTATTTTTGCCGATTTCCGTTATGCCAATGTATTTATTTACCACAACGGCGCTTCTTCGTACTATGCCGTTAGGGGATTTCGTGGCTCGTTGAGGGTTTAA
- a CDS encoding OsmC family protein, with product MDAEELKNIQAPIKDKYREVPDAAMITLKAQGKIGDGISCKVETGREMAEAGLHPATGGNGMLACSGDMLLEALVACAGVTLSAVSTALGIEIKDGIVKAEGDLDFRGTLGVSKEVPVGFQVIRLSFLLETDATDEQIQTLAKLTERYCVVYQTLVKGVLVETRFDKK from the coding sequence ATGGATGCAGAAGAACTTAAAAACATTCAGGCACCGATTAAAGATAAATATCGGGAAGTTCCTGATGCTGCAATGATAACACTCAAAGCGCAGGGCAAAATTGGTGATGGAATTTCCTGTAAGGTCGAAACTGGAAGGGAGATGGCCGAAGCAGGACTTCATCCGGCAACGGGTGGCAACGGAATGCTTGCGTGTTCGGGAGATATGCTTCTCGAAGCTTTAGTTGCTTGTGCCGGAGTAACGTTGAGCGCCGTTTCGACAGCTCTTGGTATCGAAATAAAAGATGGAATTGTTAAAGCCGAGGGAGACTTGGATTTTCGTGGGACTTTAGGAGTTTCCAAGGAAGTTCCGGTTGGATTTCAGGTGATTCGGTTATCATTTTTATTAGAAACTGATGCAACCGATGAGCAAATTCAAACGCTCGCAAAACTGACAGAAAGATATTGTGTTGTTTATCAAACGCTGGTTAAAGGAGTTTTGGTAGAAACTAGGTTTGATAAAAAGTAA
- a CDS encoding VOC family protein: MKNQNNKPDILTPKVTGIGGIFFFTENPAETRNWYADNLGLEVNDYGSTFESRDLVDPDQINALQWSPFKNGSEYFAPSKKEFMINYRVQNIEGLVQKLKENGVTVLDEIVSYDYGKFVHIMDPEGNKIELWEPAG; encoded by the coding sequence ATGAAAAACCAAAATAACAAACCCGACATCTTAACTCCAAAAGTAACAGGAATTGGCGGTATTTTCTTTTTTACAGAGAATCCCGCAGAAACTAGAAATTGGTATGCAGATAACTTAGGACTTGAAGTCAATGACTATGGTTCGACTTTTGAATCCAGAGATCTTGTTGATCCTGATCAGATAAATGCGTTACAATGGAGTCCCTTCAAGAATGGTAGTGAGTATTTTGCGCCTTCTAAAAAAGAATTCATGATCAACTATCGGGTTCAAAATATTGAAGGATTGGTTCAAAAATTAAAAGAAAACGGCGTGACGGTATTGGACGAAATTGTGTCATACGACTATGGTAAATTTGTTCATATAATGGATCCTGAAGGAAACAAAATAGAACTTTGGGAACCTGCTGGTTAA
- a CDS encoding DUF1569 domain-containing protein produces the protein MGSIYDKADNEAIISRINSLSPESRALWGKMRVDQMCKHCNAAIQVAFGTKELKTNFLLRILGRLIKNKAFNSDFGKNSPTAKELKCEDLYDFETSRKELIESFSQFAKGTGVIKTMDHPFWGKMSFEDWDKLMWRHTDHHLRQFGV, from the coding sequence ATGGGTTCGATATACGACAAAGCGGATAATGAGGCTATTATTTCCCGAATCAATTCTCTTTCGCCCGAGAGCAGAGCGCTGTGGGGTAAGATGAGGGTAGACCAAATGTGTAAACATTGTAATGCTGCAATACAGGTTGCGTTTGGCACAAAAGAGCTGAAGACGAATTTCCTGTTGCGCATTTTGGGCAGATTAATAAAAAACAAGGCTTTTAATAGCGACTTTGGAAAAAACAGCCCCACTGCCAAAGAACTAAAATGTGAAGATTTATATGATTTTGAAACCAGTCGAAAAGAATTAATAGAAAGTTTTAGCCAATTTGCGAAAGGTACCGGAGTCATTAAAACTATGGATCATCCTTTTTGGGGAAAAATGAGTTTTGAAGATTGGGACAAATTGATGTGGAGACATACGGATCACCACTTGAGACAATTTGGAGTTTAA
- a CDS encoding DNA/RNA non-specific endonuclease, which yields MSIIRHKHFFLSYSEEHEQAEWAAYYLTEDSRLQHHFERPYFKQDPLVDTESAHWKNYKDTGFDKGHLVPAADMKFSEEAYNETFFTSNVAPQNRAFNAGVWNRLEQKVRYWADKYKAVFIVTGSVLHDNLVTIGDEEVSVPDYFFKIVVRVQNNGLVMIPFLVPNQKSDAPLYTFATTIDDIEQITGIDFNQKLSEKIEEKIERELSYKEWSFY from the coding sequence ATGAGCATCATCAGACATAAACATTTTTTTCTATCCTATTCGGAGGAACACGAGCAAGCGGAATGGGCAGCCTATTATTTGACCGAGGACTCGCGTTTGCAGCATCATTTTGAAAGGCCCTATTTCAAACAAGATCCATTGGTTGACACCGAGTCGGCGCATTGGAAAAACTACAAGGATACCGGTTTCGACAAAGGACATTTGGTTCCCGCCGCCGACATGAAATTTTCCGAAGAAGCTTACAATGAAACTTTTTTTACGTCGAATGTAGCTCCGCAAAACAGGGCTTTCAATGCAGGTGTTTGGAATCGGTTGGAACAGAAAGTCCGCTATTGGGCTGACAAATACAAAGCTGTTTTTATAGTAACAGGAAGTGTTTTACACGACAATTTGGTTACTATCGGTGATGAAGAAGTCTCTGTTCCTGATTATTTTTTCAAAATTGTGGTTCGGGTACAGAATAATGGTTTGGTTATGATTCCGTTTTTGGTTCCGAATCAAAAATCGGATGCGCCGCTTTATACTTTTGCAACGACTATCGATGATATTGAACAAATCACGGGTATCGATTTCAATCAGAAACTCTCAGAAAAAATTGAAGAGAAGATTGAAAGAGAGTTGAGTTATAAGGAATGGAGTTTTTATTGA
- a CDS encoding TlpA family protein disulfide reductase, with amino-acid sequence MKKLSLLLILLLTFSANAQSEGNSYDKTSVVKIGDSMPSFTYIDSKGDTKKSDDFKGKVVLINFFATWCGSCMVEMPFLEKQIWDKYKDNPNFKLISFGRDHDLAEMKDFVKKKGFGFPISPDKGKLIYNKFATQYIPRNYLIDKNGKVVYVSIGFSEEEFEILKEKIKSLMQ; translated from the coding sequence ATGAAAAAATTGAGCTTGTTACTAATTTTACTGTTGACTTTTTCAGCTAATGCACAAAGTGAAGGAAACTCTTATGATAAAACTTCTGTTGTTAAAATTGGAGATTCAATGCCAAGTTTTACCTATATCGACAGCAAAGGAGACACCAAAAAGAGCGATGATTTTAAAGGAAAAGTGGTTTTGATTAATTTTTTCGCCACTTGGTGTGGTTCTTGTATGGTAGAAATGCCATTTTTGGAGAAGCAAATTTGGGATAAATACAAAGACAATCCCAATTTTAAATTAATCAGTTTTGGAAGAGATCATGATTTGGCTGAAATGAAAGATTTTGTAAAGAAAAAAGGATTTGGATTTCCTATCAGCCCGGACAAGGGAAAATTGATTTATAATAAGTTTGCAACCCAATACATTCCTAGAAATTATTTGATTGACAAAAATGGAAAAGTGGTTTACGTTTCCATTGGTTTTAGTGAGGAAGAGTTTGAAATTTTAAAAGAAAAAATTAAATCATTGATGCAATAA
- the trmD gene encoding tRNA (guanosine(37)-N1)-methyltransferase TrmD translates to MRIDIITVLPELLRSPFEGSIMKRAIDKGHVEVHIHNLRDYTTNKQKSVDDYPFGGGAGMVMTVQPIDACITHLKSERSYDEIIYMSPDGETLNQKMANKMSLYQNIIILCGHYKGVDQRVRDHFITKEISIGDYVLSGGELGALVLSDAIIRLIPGVLSDETSALTDSFQDNLLSGPIYTRPADYKGWKVPDVLLSGHAAKIDKWREDTAYEHTKNRRPDLLND, encoded by the coding sequence ATGCGAATTGACATTATTACAGTATTACCCGAATTATTGAGAAGCCCTTTTGAAGGTTCGATTATGAAACGCGCTATAGACAAAGGACATGTCGAAGTTCATATTCACAATTTAAGGGATTATACAACCAACAAACAAAAAAGTGTTGACGATTATCCTTTTGGCGGTGGCGCCGGAATGGTGATGACCGTTCAACCTATTGATGCTTGCATCACTCATTTGAAAAGTGAAAGATCGTATGACGAAATCATATATATGTCACCTGACGGGGAAACTTTGAATCAAAAAATGGCTAACAAAATGTCGTTGTACCAAAACATTATCATTTTGTGCGGACATTACAAAGGGGTTGACCAACGTGTTCGCGACCATTTTATCACCAAGGAAATTTCGATAGGCGATTACGTTTTGTCAGGAGGTGAATTGGGAGCTTTGGTTTTGTCGGATGCCATAATCCGTTTGATTCCGGGGGTTTTGAGTGACGAAACATCAGCATTGACGGATAGTTTTCAGGACAATTTATTATCAGGCCCCATCTACACCCGCCCTGCCGATTACAAAGGCTGGAAAGTTCCGGATGTTTTATTGAGTGGTCATGCTGCCAAAATCGACAAATGGAGAGAAGACACTGCCTACGAACACACTAAAAACAGAAGACCCGATTTATTAAATGATTAA
- the rplS gene encoding 50S ribosomal protein L19, whose translation MADLLKFVQDEFITRKDFPEFGAGDTITVYYEIKEGEKTRTQFFKGVVIQRRGAGVTETFTIRKMSGSVGVERIFPVNLPALQKIEINKKGHVRRARIFYFRELTGKKAKIKDKRR comes from the coding sequence ATGGCAGATTTATTGAAATTCGTTCAAGACGAATTCATAACAAGAAAAGATTTCCCTGAATTCGGAGCTGGAGACACAATCACAGTTTACTACGAAATTAAAGAGGGTGAAAAAACAAGAACACAGTTTTTCAAAGGTGTTGTTATCCAAAGAAGAGGAGCTGGAGTAACTGAAACTTTTACAATCCGTAAAATGTCAGGTTCAGTTGGTGTAGAGCGTATCTTCCCTGTTAACTTACCAGCTTTGCAAAAAATTGAAATCAATAAGAAAGGTCACGTACGTAGAGCTAGAATTTTCTACTTCAGAGAACTTACTGGTAAAAAAGCTAAAATCAAAGACAAAAGAAGATAG
- a CDS encoding NADP-dependent isocitrate dehydrogenase, producing the protein MTPKAKIFYTLTDEAPLLATYSFLPIVQAFTATAGIEIETEDISVAARILANFPEFLTEEQRVKDSLAELGKLATAPEANIIKLPNVSASVPQLKGAIAELQAHGYKVPDYPEDPQNDAEAAIKAKYAKILGSAVNPVLREGNSDRRAPKAVKNYAKVNPHSMGAWTADSKTTVASMESGDFYGSEQSVTVAEATDVKIEFVAQDGTATVLKASTPLKAGEIIDSSVMHLNALKAFVAKTIAEAKAQGVLLSVHLKATMMKVSDPIIFGAIVEVYFADVFKKYADLFAELGVNTKNGLGDVYAKIAGHPQQAEVEAAIAEAIENGPALAMVNSDKGITNLHVPSDVIVDASMPAMIRTSGQMWDKAGKLQDTIAIIPDRCYAGIYTATIDFCKKHGAFDPTTMGSVPNVGLMAQKAEEYGSHDKTFQISANGVVRVVDVNGKVLMEQTVEANDIFRMCQAKDAPIQDWVKLAVNRARLSATPAVFWLDENRAHDRQLIQKVEKYLKDYDTAGLDIRILNPIAATEFTLERIIKGLDTISVTGNVLRDYLTDLFPILELGTSAKMLSIVPLMNGGGLFETGAGGSAPKHVEQFTTEGYLRWDSLGEFLALGASLEHLGQTLNNEKAIVLSETLDQANDAFLKNDKSPARKVGQIDNRGSHFYLALYWAQALAAQTKDTELQAIFAPIAKELTENEAKIDAELIDSQGKPQEIGGYYQPNPALTSKAMRPSTTLNTILDKISALKTA; encoded by the coding sequence ATGACACCAAAAGCTAAAATTTTCTACACACTTACAGATGAGGCGCCTTTATTGGCAACCTACTCTTTTTTACCAATTGTCCAGGCTTTTACCGCTACTGCTGGAATCGAAATTGAAACAGAAGATATTTCAGTTGCAGCTCGTATCCTTGCTAATTTCCCTGAGTTTTTAACTGAGGAGCAAAGAGTAAAAGATTCTTTGGCAGAATTAGGAAAACTAGCTACTGCTCCAGAAGCAAACATCATCAAATTACCAAACGTTTCTGCATCTGTTCCTCAATTAAAAGGAGCTATTGCCGAATTGCAAGCACACGGATACAAAGTTCCTGACTACCCGGAAGATCCACAAAATGATGCTGAAGCAGCAATCAAAGCTAAATATGCTAAAATATTAGGGTCGGCTGTAAACCCTGTTTTACGTGAAGGAAACTCTGATCGTAGAGCTCCTAAAGCCGTAAAAAATTACGCAAAAGTAAACCCACACTCAATGGGAGCTTGGACTGCCGATTCAAAAACAACAGTTGCTTCTATGGAAAGCGGTGATTTTTACGGAAGTGAGCAATCAGTTACTGTTGCAGAAGCGACAGACGTAAAAATCGAATTTGTTGCTCAAGACGGTACAGCTACTGTTCTTAAAGCAAGTACTCCTTTGAAAGCAGGAGAAATCATCGACAGTTCTGTAATGCACTTAAACGCTTTGAAAGCTTTTGTTGCTAAAACAATCGCTGAAGCAAAAGCTCAAGGAGTATTACTTTCTGTACACTTAAAAGCTACCATGATGAAGGTTTCTGACCCAATTATCTTTGGTGCTATCGTTGAAGTTTATTTTGCCGATGTTTTCAAAAAATATGCAGATTTATTTGCTGAACTTGGAGTGAACACCAAAAATGGTTTAGGTGATGTGTATGCAAAAATCGCAGGTCATCCGCAACAAGCTGAAGTAGAAGCTGCAATTGCAGAGGCAATTGAAAACGGTCCAGCTTTGGCAATGGTTAATTCGGATAAAGGAATCACTAATCTTCATGTACCTTCTGATGTGATTGTTGATGCTTCTATGCCAGCAATGATCCGTACTTCAGGTCAAATGTGGGACAAAGCAGGAAAACTACAAGATACTATTGCTATCATCCCAGACCGTTGTTATGCTGGTATATATACTGCTACAATTGATTTCTGTAAAAAACACGGTGCTTTTGACCCAACGACAATGGGAAGCGTTCCTAACGTAGGTTTAATGGCTCAAAAAGCAGAAGAATATGGTTCTCATGATAAAACTTTCCAAATATCAGCTAACGGAGTAGTTCGTGTTGTGGATGTAAACGGAAAAGTTTTGATGGAACAAACTGTTGAAGCAAATGACATTTTCAGAATGTGTCAGGCGAAAGATGCCCCTATCCAGGACTGGGTAAAACTAGCCGTAAACAGAGCTCGTTTATCTGCTACCCCTGCTGTTTTCTGGTTAGATGAAAACAGAGCACACGACAGACAATTAATCCAAAAAGTTGAGAAATACTTAAAAGACTACGATACAGCCGGATTAGACATCCGTATCCTAAATCCAATTGCCGCTACCGAATTTACATTGGAGCGCATTATAAAAGGATTAGACACCATTTCGGTAACAGGAAACGTATTGCGTGACTACTTAACCGATTTATTCCCAATTCTTGAACTTGGAACTTCCGCAAAAATGCTTTCTATCGTTCCGTTGATGAATGGTGGTGGATTGTTCGAAACAGGTGCAGGTGGATCCGCTCCAAAACACGTTGAGCAATTTACGACTGAAGGATACTTACGCTGGGATTCATTAGGTGAATTCTTAGCTTTAGGTGCTTCTTTGGAACACTTAGGACAAACTTTGAACAACGAAAAAGCTATCGTTTTATCCGAAACTTTGGATCAGGCAAACGACGCTTTCTTGAAAAACGATAAATCTCCAGCTAGAAAAGTTGGTCAAATCGACAACCGTGGTTCTCACTTTTACTTAGCATTATATTGGGCTCAAGCTTTGGCTGCTCAAACAAAAGACACTGAGTTGCAAGCTATTTTTGCTCCAATTGCAAAAGAACTTACTGAAAACGAAGCTAAAATCGATGCTGAATTAATCGATTCTCAAGGTAAACCACAGGAAATTGGCGGTTACTACCAACCAAATCCAGCTTTAACAAGCAAAGCAATGAGACCAAGTACTACATTGAACACAATTTTGGACAAAATCTCAGCTTTAAAAACGGCTTAA
- a CDS encoding TetR/AcrR family transcriptional regulator has product MRTRDTNKEELVKQKAIEMLVKLGIEGFGMNRLAKECGVSVATLYIYYKDKEDLIKKIGIEIGQSFFNEMTVDFSPTMSFKDGLRKQWENRARYTIKYPLHVSCWELLSHSSYRDAILESSLSDFKTIMGDFLKKAIEKKELVCMPKEVFWSIAYGPLYTLLRFHNEGKTMAGTPFELTKETTEKTFELVIKALTP; this is encoded by the coding sequence ATGCGAACAAGAGATACAAATAAAGAAGAATTGGTAAAACAAAAAGCGATCGAAATGCTTGTAAAACTGGGCATTGAAGGCTTTGGAATGAATCGATTGGCAAAAGAATGCGGCGTTTCGGTAGCCACTTTATACATCTACTACAAAGACAAAGAAGATTTGATAAAAAAAATTGGAATCGAAATTGGACAAAGTTTCTTCAATGAAATGACTGTAGATTTTTCTCCAACAATGTCCTTTAAAGACGGTTTGCGCAAACAATGGGAAAACAGGGCGCGTTATACCATAAAGTATCCGCTTCATGTTTCGTGTTGGGAACTTTTGAGCCATTCCAGCTATAGAGACGCAATTTTGGAAAGCAGCCTTTCTGATTTCAAAACCATAATGGGAGATTTTTTGAAAAAAGCAATAGAGAAAAAAGAATTAGTCTGCATGCCCAAAGAGGTATTTTGGAGTATTGCCTACGGCCCTTTATACACCTTACTTCGCTTCCATAATGAAGGAAAAACAATGGCAGGAACTCCTTTCGAACTCACAAAAGAAACCACAGAAAAAACATTTGAATTAGTAATAAAAGCTTTGACACCATAA
- a CDS encoding MFS transporter, with translation MKQEKIKTPPFTSYQKFAVFILAITQFTVILDFMVMSPLGDILMKSLNLKPTHFGLVVSAYAFSAGTSGLLTAGFADKFDRKKLLLFFYVGFISGTVMCGIVNSYYWLVAARIITGLFGGVIGSISMAIIADLFNIQQRGRVMGFIQMGFGASQILGIPIGLYFANAWGWHAPFLWVAGMAGIIAFTIAVKLKPITKHLAVQHDKSPFEHLKHTIAKKEYRIGFTATALLSVGGFMMMPFGSAFAINNLHVTQEQLPMLFMIAGLATLVIMPLIGKLSDSIDKYKIFVYASIWTMIMVAIYTNLGVTVFGLVAIANVLMMMGVMGRMVPSSALVTSIPEMQDRGAFMSINSSLQQIAGGVAAAFAGTIVVQKTKTSPLEHYDTLGIIIIGISILTVVLMYRVNKMVKRRNQGKKEDLITFQEI, from the coding sequence ATGAAACAAGAAAAAATAAAGACTCCACCATTTACATCCTATCAAAAATTTGCAGTTTTCATACTCGCCATCACACAATTTACGGTAATTCTCGATTTTATGGTAATGTCGCCTTTGGGAGATATCCTGATGAAGTCATTGAACCTAAAACCAACACATTTTGGATTGGTCGTATCGGCTTACGCGTTTAGCGCGGGAACTTCAGGATTGCTTACTGCTGGTTTTGCCGATAAATTTGACCGCAAAAAACTTTTGCTATTCTTCTACGTAGGGTTTATTTCGGGAACCGTAATGTGCGGAATCGTAAACTCTTATTATTGGCTTGTTGCGGCCAGAATAATTACGGGATTGTTTGGTGGTGTTATCGGTTCCATATCGATGGCCATCATCGCCGATTTATTTAATATTCAGCAACGTGGCCGTGTAATGGGTTTTATCCAAATGGGCTTTGGAGCCAGCCAAATTCTAGGAATTCCTATCGGTTTGTATTTTGCTAATGCCTGGGGATGGCACGCACCTTTTTTATGGGTAGCTGGAATGGCAGGAATTATTGCGTTCACAATAGCTGTCAAACTAAAACCCATCACTAAACATCTCGCAGTGCAGCACGACAAATCACCTTTTGAACATTTAAAACACACTATCGCAAAGAAAGAATACCGAATTGGTTTCACTGCAACTGCCCTACTATCCGTTGGAGGTTTTATGATGATGCCCTTTGGGAGCGCTTTTGCCATCAACAACCTTCATGTTACGCAAGAACAATTACCAATGCTATTTATGATTGCCGGCTTAGCCACTCTAGTGATAATGCCTTTGATAGGAAAATTGAGCGACAGCATAGACAAATACAAAATATTTGTTTATGCCTCAATTTGGACAATGATAATGGTGGCTATTTATACCAACCTTGGGGTAACAGTGTTTGGACTGGTTGCCATTGCCAACGTATTGATGATGATGGGCGTCATGGGACGAATGGTTCCATCTTCAGCACTGGTAACTTCAATTCCCGAAATGCAAGACAGAGGCGCTTTTATGAGCATTAACTCCTCCTTACAGCAAATCGCCGGGGGTGTTGCAGCTGCTTTCGCAGGAACAATTGTAGTTCAGAAGACAAAAACGAGCCCCCTTGAACATTACGACACTTTGGGAATTATAATTATTGGAATTTCAATCCTTACGGTTGTACTTATGTATCGCGTCAATAAAATGGTAAAAAGAAGAAATCAGGGCAAGAAAGAAGATCTTATTACTTTTCAAGAAATATAG
- a CDS encoding alpha/beta hydrolase — translation MKINLPLILILTTLLTFSCTSNDSKSETDPNVSDDLAGPISRPQNGYGSDGQYTVATKSFPSPLYSGKNVTIFYPKEIGTARPTIFYSHPYGGEESSYNIGLYEFIAKKGYVVVFAPYPTTGVSIDDRYSTLWESFKKAVTDYPNIIDTSKIGFMGHSFGGGASFALAHKAFINEGWGQNGRFIFTMAQWYAHQITDADLLNFPANTKLITQVYDDDVTNDHRLAIDIFKNINIPDSEKDFILIKKSVLPTYTYTAEHTLPNTQSAYDAYDYYGIYRLLDAMIDYSFNGSSAGKKVALGNGSAEQITMPSYNGQALTPLEVTDNPIPAYPQSKYQFQCSSINNPRIANCK, via the coding sequence ATGAAAATCAATTTACCTCTGATTTTAATTTTAACAACACTTTTGACATTTTCATGCACTAGCAATGATTCAAAGTCTGAAACAGATCCTAATGTTAGTGATGATCTGGCTGGTCCAATTTCACGTCCACAAAACGGATATGGCTCTGATGGACAATATACTGTTGCAACCAAATCGTTTCCAAGTCCACTTTATAGCGGAAAAAATGTAACAATATTCTATCCAAAAGAAATTGGCACAGCAAGACCAACTATTTTTTATTCACATCCTTATGGTGGCGAAGAAAGCAGTTACAATATTGGATTATATGAATTTATAGCCAAGAAAGGGTATGTTGTTGTTTTTGCACCTTATCCTACAACAGGAGTCAGCATCGACGACCGATACAGTACGTTATGGGAAAGTTTTAAAAAAGCAGTAACTGATTATCCAAATATCATTGACACTTCAAAAATTGGTTTTATGGGGCATTCTTTTGGTGGAGGAGCATCATTTGCGTTGGCTCATAAAGCATTTATCAATGAAGGTTGGGGACAAAACGGACGCTTTATTTTTACAATGGCACAATGGTATGCACACCAAATTACCGATGCGGATTTGCTAAATTTTCCTGCAAATACAAAACTAATTACCCAAGTCTATGACGATGACGTGACCAACGACCACCGACTAGCCATTGATATTTTCAAAAACATCAATATTCCAGATTCAGAAAAAGATTTTATTCTGATTAAGAAAAGCGTACTACCCACATATACCTATACCGCTGAACACACCTTACCCAATACCCAGTCAGCCTATGATGCTTATGATTATTACGGTATTTACAGACTTCTTGATGCTATGATTGACTATAGTTTTAACGGTAGTTCAGCTGGTAAAAAAGTTGCTTTAGGAAATGGCTCAGCCGAGCAAATTACAATGCCAAGCTATAACGGACAAGCCTTAACACCATTAGAAGTCACTGACAATCCTATTCCGGCCTACCCGCAAAGCAAATATCAATTCCAATGCAGTTCTATCAACAATCCCAGAATTGCAAACTGCAAATAA